The following proteins come from a genomic window of Frankia casuarinae:
- a CDS encoding cold-shock protein — translation MSTGKVLRFDHVRGYGFIAPSDGGDDIFLHANDLLVEKNLVIPGAVMEFEIEEGERGLKASAARILRSAPAASGLAAPAPTRGTVHADDSDALCDVLPVGEFTQEITELLLRIDPTLTGTQIVRIRSELMGVAEKYGWIES, via the coding sequence GTGAGTACAGGTAAGGTTCTTCGCTTCGACCATGTTCGGGGTTACGGTTTCATAGCTCCCAGTGACGGTGGAGACGATATTTTCCTACATGCCAACGATCTTCTTGTTGAGAAGAATCTCGTCATCCCTGGGGCCGTCATGGAGTTCGAGATCGAGGAGGGCGAGCGTGGGCTGAAGGCCAGTGCGGCCCGCATCCTCAGGTCCGCGCCCGCGGCTTCGGGTCTGGCCGCTCCGGCGCCGACGAGGGGAACCGTCCACGCGGACGATTCCGACGCTCTCTGCGACGTCCTGCCGGTCGGGGAGTTCACCCAGGAAATCACCGAACTGTTGCTCCGGATCGACCCGACCCTGACGGGGACGCAGATAGTCCGGATCAGAAGCGAGCTGATGGGCGTGGCCGAGAAGTACGGTTGGATCGAGAGCTGA
- a CDS encoding ISAs1 family transposase has translation MPVTPTDLGQAGSGQLVRMRRSLRVLGAHGGEVQGLADVLAGVPDPRDPRGIRHRLPVILGLSAAAVAAGEKSVEEIAAWAAHAPTQVLTALGARVHPVTGQPQAPSVDTMIRVLSAVDSSALARAVGMFAAARARQARGGGRRVVAVDGKTLRGAAGPEGRAPHLLAVAEHGTGVVLAEHEVGAKTNEVTAFAPLLRELHSHDPLDGVVVTADALHTTRAHADLIVTELGAHFVFTVKANTPALSVDCHQATDWTKIPIGHSAEGRAHGRFERRTIQLAQASEAIRARYPHARTVARIRRHVRRTVTTGTGRARVTRTIPSTVTVHVLTSLTLDAVTPADLAGYARGHWTIENKVHWVRDVTFREDASRVRTGPLPRIMTTLRNLIIGLIRLAGHNRIAPTIRRIRHDNALLLAILTLDNPADLHQ, from the coding sequence ATGCCCGTCACTCCCACCGATCTCGGACAGGCCGGGTCGGGGCAGCTGGTCCGGATGCGGCGGTCGCTGCGGGTCCTGGGGGCGCACGGCGGTGAGGTGCAGGGGCTCGCCGACGTACTCGCCGGGGTGCCTGACCCGCGGGACCCGCGAGGGATACGTCACCGGCTCCCGGTGATCCTGGGACTGTCCGCCGCAGCGGTCGCCGCGGGGGAGAAGTCGGTGGAGGAGATCGCGGCCTGGGCTGCGCACGCCCCGACGCAGGTCCTGACCGCTCTCGGGGCGCGGGTCCATCCGGTGACCGGGCAGCCGCAGGCACCGTCGGTGGACACGATGATCCGGGTCCTGTCCGCGGTGGACAGCTCGGCGCTGGCGAGGGCGGTCGGGATGTTCGCCGCGGCCCGCGCCCGCCAGGCCCGTGGTGGTGGGCGGCGGGTGGTCGCGGTCGACGGGAAGACCCTGCGTGGCGCGGCTGGGCCTGAGGGGCGGGCACCGCACCTGCTCGCGGTCGCCGAACACGGCACGGGTGTGGTGCTCGCCGAGCATGAGGTCGGCGCGAAGACGAACGAGGTCACCGCGTTCGCACCGCTGCTCCGCGAACTGCATTCCCATGATCCGCTGGATGGGGTGGTGGTAACCGCTGATGCGTTGCACACGACCCGCGCCCACGCCGACCTGATCGTCACCGAGCTGGGAGCGCACTTCGTGTTCACGGTGAAGGCGAACACCCCGGCGTTGTCGGTCGACTGCCACCAGGCGACCGACTGGACGAAGATCCCGATCGGGCACAGCGCCGAGGGCAGGGCCCATGGACGGTTCGAACGACGCACCATCCAGCTGGCCCAGGCCAGCGAGGCGATCCGTGCCCGCTATCCCCATGCCCGCACCGTGGCGCGGATCCGCCGTCATGTCCGGCGGACCGTGACCACCGGCACGGGCCGGGCCCGGGTCACCCGGACGATCCCGAGCACTGTCACGGTCCACGTCCTGACGAGCCTCACCCTCGACGCGGTCACACCCGCTGATCTCGCGGGCTACGCCCGAGGGCATTGGACGATCGAGAACAAGGTCCACTGGGTGCGCGATGTGACGTTCCGTGAGGATGCCTCGCGGGTTCGGACCGGCCCACTGCCCCGCATCATGACCACGCTCCGTAACCTGATCATCGGGCTGATTCGCCTCGCTGGCCATAACCGCATCGCCCCGACCATCCGCAGAATCCGACACGACAACGCCCTGCTCCTGGCCATCCTCACTCTCGACAACCCCGCTGACCTGCATCAATGA
- a CDS encoding PhzF family phenazine biosynthesis protein: MPRPFQQIDVFSRSPYQGNPVAVVLDGSGLDPEEMQRFARWTNLSETTFILPPTSSDADYRVRIFTPGAELAFAGHPTLGTCHAWLTTRPPAERGDVVVQECGAGLVPVRRTADGLAFAAPPLRRSGPVKEALVQRIGTALGIARDDIVAAEWADNGPGWIAVLLDSAEAVLALQPGIVDLHLGVLGPYPPESTETFEVRAFFPVNGTTREDPVTGSLNASVAQWLLRTGRASAPYTAG, from the coding sequence ATGCCGCGTCCCTTCCAACAGATCGATGTCTTCTCAAGATCCCCGTATCAGGGCAATCCGGTAGCCGTCGTGCTCGACGGATCGGGACTCGACCCGGAGGAGATGCAGCGGTTCGCCCGGTGGACGAACCTCTCGGAGACTACCTTCATCCTGCCGCCCACCTCATCGGACGCCGACTACCGGGTCCGGATCTTCACACCCGGTGCCGAGCTGGCCTTCGCAGGGCATCCCACGCTGGGTACCTGCCACGCCTGGCTGACCACCCGGCCTCCGGCCGAACGGGGCGATGTGGTCGTTCAGGAGTGTGGTGCCGGGCTCGTTCCCGTCCGGCGGACCGCGGACGGACTCGCGTTCGCCGCACCCCCGCTGCGACGCTCGGGGCCGGTTAAGGAGGCCCTCGTCCAGCGCATCGGCACGGCGCTGGGCATCGCCCGCGATGACATCGTGGCCGCCGAGTGGGCGGATAACGGGCCGGGATGGATTGCTGTTCTACTCGACAGCGCCGAGGCGGTCCTCGCGTTGCAACCGGGCATCGTCGACCTGCATCTCGGCGTGCTCGGCCCGTATCCGCCCGAGTCGACCGAGACGTTCGAAGTTCGGGCCTTCTTCCCCGTGAACGGCACGACGAGGGAGGATCCGGTAACCGGAAGCCTCAACGCGTCCGTCGCCCAATGGCTGCTCCGGACCGGGCGAGCGAGCGCACCCTACACGGCAGGGTGA
- a CDS encoding ISAs1 family transposase: protein MSVVSPMLWLECQQEQVEVSTAAQVAGLVAVLRRVPDWRDPRGVRYELAPVLALWVAGNIAGHDTTVAVWEWACALPVGVLAGLGFPRRVPSERTIRRIVEEGPPGQLDQALSGWTAAVAPGPADPGGLVAVAFDGKVMKGARSRPPQGSVRQEAVVEAVRHDTGTALGHQRVVAGDEIASVRRLVNRVCDHNTLVTTDCLHAHEPLARAIRAKGGHWLFSIKGNQPTVRAKLAGLPWDEFGNQHVTREKAHGRIEERALKALTPSAPSLVGFRGTRQVVKLARTTRRKKTTTSPAATSTEEFYLVTSLSTDQASPAQLARWARGHWTVEAIHHVRDRTMDEDRHTIRTKNAALNWAIARDTTISALRLAGYKNIRQARRATIRDPGLVLQIIALTSQNRL from the coding sequence GTGTCTGTAGTGTCCCCCATGTTGTGGCTTGAGTGTCAGCAGGAGCAGGTTGAGGTCTCGACAGCCGCGCAGGTCGCGGGGCTGGTCGCGGTGTTGCGGCGGGTACCGGACTGGCGCGACCCGCGGGGTGTTCGCTACGAGCTCGCGCCGGTCCTGGCGTTGTGGGTCGCGGGCAACATCGCAGGTCACGACACCACCGTGGCGGTGTGGGAGTGGGCCTGCGCCCTCCCGGTCGGGGTGCTGGCCGGCCTCGGGTTCCCTCGTCGGGTGCCGTCGGAGCGCACGATCCGGCGGATCGTGGAGGAAGGCCCGCCCGGGCAGTTGGACCAGGCGCTGTCGGGCTGGACCGCCGCGGTCGCGCCCGGGCCCGCGGACCCGGGCGGCCTGGTAGCGGTGGCCTTTGACGGGAAGGTGATGAAGGGCGCCCGTTCCCGCCCGCCACAGGGGTCGGTGCGCCAGGAGGCGGTCGTCGAGGCCGTCCGCCACGACACCGGGACCGCGCTCGGGCATCAACGGGTCGTGGCCGGCGACGAGATCGCCTCGGTACGGAGGCTGGTCAACCGGGTGTGTGACCACAACACGCTGGTCACGACCGACTGCCTGCACGCACACGAACCCTTGGCCCGGGCGATCCGGGCGAAGGGCGGCCACTGGCTTTTCTCGATCAAGGGCAACCAGCCCACCGTGCGGGCGAAGCTGGCCGGGCTGCCGTGGGACGAGTTCGGAAACCAGCACGTGACCCGGGAGAAGGCCCACGGCCGGATCGAGGAACGCGCGCTGAAGGCGTTGACCCCCTCCGCGCCGTCCCTGGTCGGGTTCCGAGGTACCCGGCAGGTGGTCAAGCTGGCCCGGACCACCCGCCGTAAGAAGACCACGACCAGCCCGGCTGCGACCTCGACCGAGGAGTTCTACCTGGTCACGAGCCTGTCCACCGACCAGGCCAGCCCCGCGCAGCTGGCCCGGTGGGCTCGTGGCCACTGGACGGTCGAGGCCATTCACCATGTCCGCGACCGGACCATGGACGAGGACCGCCACACCATCCGCACCAAGAACGCCGCCCTGAACTGGGCCATCGCCCGCGATACCACGATCAGCGCACTACGCCTGGCAGGCTACAAGAACATCAGACAGGCCCGCCGAGCCACCATCAGAGACCCTGGGCTCGTCCTCCAGATCATCGCCCTGACCAGCCAAAACAGACTTTGA
- a CDS encoding DUF1003 domain-containing protein, whose protein sequence is MSSSADTHGRPRHAEAGGRPHPRISNERIAFARMRTSQDRGADLITSFAGSLPFVYLHAVWFGGWILLNEGVFGEGAVFDRYPFGLLTMIVSLEAIFLSTFVMVSQNREAARQNLRAELDFETNLRSEVWSVHIGRALGLDPDEVERDVQELVAHARAEIRNGQAQPMGPGVMDPGVS, encoded by the coding sequence ATGAGTTCCTCCGCCGACACCCATGGCCGACCCCGTCACGCCGAAGCGGGTGGCCGCCCGCATCCGCGTATTTCCAACGAGCGGATCGCCTTCGCCCGGATGCGCACCTCGCAGGACCGCGGGGCGGATCTGATCACCTCCTTCGCGGGATCGCTGCCCTTCGTCTACCTGCATGCGGTCTGGTTCGGCGGCTGGATCCTGTTGAACGAGGGCGTGTTCGGCGAGGGCGCCGTCTTCGACCGCTACCCGTTCGGCCTCCTGACGATGATCGTCAGCTTGGAGGCGATCTTCCTATCGACGTTCGTGATGGTCAGCCAGAACCGTGAGGCCGCCCGGCAGAACCTCCGTGCCGAACTCGACTTCGAGACCAACCTGCGGTCCGAGGTGTGGTCGGTCCACATCGGGCGGGCGCTCGGGCTTGACCCCGACGAGGTGGAACGGGACGTCCAGGAGCTCGTCGCGCACGCCCGCGCGGAGATCCGTAACGGCCAGGCCCAGCCGATGGGTCCGGGAGTGATGGATCCGGGAGTGTCGTGA
- a CDS encoding toll/interleukin-1 receptor domain-containing protein, with amino-acid sequence MTDGGNTDDATGSDPDWDFFVSYTAVDREWAEWISWQLEADGYRVLVQAWDFVPGSNWQIRMQQGVQHARHTLAVLSGAYLTSIYGHAEWQAAHAADPHGFKRKLLPVRVEDCPRPGLLGAVVSIDLFHHDADKAGRHLLDHVRHTLTGRAKPTTPPNFPTHRPNPPTHEPAFPANEPAPTDTSPDPHDQQSTEDLLAHQRRTLGPDHTHTLATANLLRSPLGNLGEHAAARTLFEDTLTRQRATLGPDHTNTLTTAMALGWTLGNLGEHAAARTLFEDTLTRQRATLGPDHTNTLTTAMALGWTLGNLGEHAAARTLFEDTLTRQRATLGPDHTNTLTTAMALGWTLDRLGKRHLGR; translated from the coding sequence GTGACCGACGGGGGCAACACGGACGACGCGACCGGTTCCGATCCGGACTGGGACTTCTTCGTCTCGTACACGGCAGTTGATCGCGAATGGGCGGAGTGGATCTCCTGGCAGCTCGAAGCAGACGGCTACCGCGTCCTCGTCCAAGCCTGGGACTTCGTCCCCGGATCGAACTGGCAGATCCGCATGCAACAAGGCGTCCAACACGCCCGACACACCCTCGCCGTACTCTCCGGCGCCTACCTGACCTCGATCTACGGCCATGCCGAATGGCAAGCCGCCCACGCCGCCGACCCTCACGGCTTCAAACGCAAACTCCTCCCGGTACGGGTCGAAGACTGCCCACGGCCAGGACTCCTCGGCGCCGTCGTCTCCATCGACCTGTTCCACCACGACGCCGACAAAGCCGGCCGACACCTCCTCGACCACGTCCGCCACACCCTCACCGGACGCGCTAAACCCACCACACCCCCCAACTTCCCCACACACCGACCGAACCCACCAACCCACGAACCGGCCTTCCCCGCAAACGAACCCGCACCCACCGACACATCCCCTGACCCGCATGACCAGCAGAGCACCGAAGATCTACTCGCCCACCAACGCCGCACCCTCGGCCCCGATCACACCCACACCCTCGCGACCGCCAACTTGCTCAGGTCGCCCCTGGGCAACCTTGGCGAGCACGCCGCGGCACGCACCCTGTTCGAGGACACCCTCACCCGCCAACGCGCCACCCTCGGCCCCGACCACACCAATACCCTCACGACCGCCATGGCGCTCGGCTGGACCCTGGGCAACCTTGGCGAGCACGCCGCGGCACGCACCCTGTTCGAGGACACCCTCACCCGCCAACGCGCCACCCTCGGCCCCGACCACACCAATACCCTCACGACCGCCATGGCGCTCGGCTGGACCCTGGGCAACCTTGGCGAGCACGCCGCGGCACGCACCCTGTTCGAGGACACCCTCACCCGCCAACGCGCCACCCTCGGCCCCGACCACACCAATACCCTCACGACCGCCATGGCGCTCGGCTGGACCCTGGATCGGCTTGGAAAGCGGCATCTCGGACGTTAG
- a CDS encoding cytochrome P450, whose product MADPVVTDVGTSARKIDREDPNGGCPVVQGADGVWRISGYAAGQAVLRSLETKQAGLGIDASKAIPKRIRRPVLHSDGPEHRERRRLTARFFTLRRVDEHYRELMHRVADEQIDRLRRERSVDLSELSFALAVEVAAAVIGLTNSRPGMAARLERFAQGDLGPPNVTSIRGIRQFIRQNRHALAFYLADVRPAVRARRRRRTDDLISHMIDQGCTNAEIFAECVTFAPAGMITTREFINVAAWHLFTDDTLRARYHDADQTERIAILHEFLRLEPVISTLKRRTTADIQLPGPHGPLTIPAGAQIDIAVSSTNIDTQAIGADPYTVRPARPIGDGVSPAGLSFGDGPHKCPGAHVAIHETDIFLHKLFMLDGLHMASPPQVTLRDEIAAYELRGLVVTLD is encoded by the coding sequence ATGGCGGATCCCGTGGTGACCGACGTCGGGACGTCGGCACGCAAGATCGACCGCGAAGACCCGAACGGCGGATGCCCGGTCGTACAGGGCGCCGACGGCGTATGGCGGATCAGCGGGTACGCCGCCGGGCAGGCGGTGCTGCGCAGCTTGGAAACCAAGCAGGCCGGCCTCGGTATCGACGCATCTAAGGCGATTCCCAAGCGGATCCGCCGACCGGTGCTGCACAGCGACGGCCCCGAGCACCGGGAACGCCGCCGGCTGACCGCACGATTCTTCACTCTACGCAGGGTCGACGAGCACTACCGCGAGCTGATGCACCGCGTCGCCGACGAGCAGATCGACCGGTTGCGCCGCGAGCGGAGCGTCGACCTGTCCGAGCTCAGCTTCGCCCTCGCCGTCGAGGTCGCCGCCGCGGTGATCGGCCTCACCAACAGCCGCCCCGGCATGGCCGCCCGCCTGGAACGGTTCGCCCAGGGAGACCTCGGACCGCCGAATGTCACCAGCATCCGCGGCATCAGGCAGTTCATCCGGCAGAACCGCCACGCCCTCGCCTTCTACCTCGCCGACGTGCGCCCCGCGGTACGCGCCCGCCGTCGGCGACGCACGGATGACCTCATCTCACACATGATCGACCAAGGCTGCACCAATGCCGAAATCTTCGCCGAGTGCGTCACCTTCGCACCCGCAGGAATGATCACCACCCGGGAGTTCATCAACGTCGCCGCCTGGCACCTGTTCACCGACGACACACTGCGCGCCCGCTACCACGACGCTGACCAGACCGAACGGATCGCGATCCTGCACGAGTTCCTGCGCTTGGAACCGGTCATCTCCACTCTCAAACGGCGCACGACGGCCGACATCCAGCTACCGGGCCCGCACGGCCCGCTAACGATCCCAGCCGGCGCCCAGATCGACATCGCGGTGAGCAGCACCAACATCGACACGCAGGCCATCGGCGCCGACCCGTACACAGTCCGCCCCGCCCGCCCGATCGGCGACGGCGTGAGTCCGGCGGGGCTGAGCTTCGGCGACGGCCCCCACAAATGCCCCGGCGCACACGTCGCCATCCACGAAACCGACATCTTCCTGCACAAGCTGTTCATGCTCGACGGCCTGCACATGGCCAGCCCACCCCAGGTCACCCTCCGGGACGAGATCGCGGCCTACGAGCTGCGCGGCCTCGTCGTCACGCTCGACTGA
- a CDS encoding IS110 family transposase, producing the protein MERQVARCAGLDVHKDEIVACARISDPGGPGRVELHTFGTTTRELLALRDWLTGLGVTRVGMESTGVFWKAPFHILEDAVAECWLLNARHLRNVPGRKTDAADAAWIAELVEYGLVRPSFVPPQPIRELRDLTRYRRAQIDERTREAQRLDKVLQDAGIKLSSVASDVLGKSGRAILDALVAGTTDPVVLAELAKGQLRKKIPALQEALTAFFTGHHAIIIGEILSKLDYLDEAIDRLSTEIDRVIAPFADEVALLDTIPGVDRRMAECLIAEIGVDMTVFGSAERLASWAGRCPGQHESAGKSKGGRTRKGSKWLRIYLHDAARAASRTKNSYLNAQYHRIKARRGPAKARVAVEHSILVAAFHMLDRGEPYHDLGADYFTRRRDPNRHAQRLISQLDALGYDAVITRRTDQPTDTKAA; encoded by the coding sequence GTGGAGCGGCAGGTGGCGCGGTGCGCCGGTCTGGACGTGCACAAGGACGAGATCGTCGCCTGTGCGCGGATCTCCGATCCGGGTGGGCCTGGCCGGGTCGAGTTGCACACGTTCGGGACGACGACGCGTGAGCTGTTGGCGTTGCGGGACTGGCTGACGGGGCTGGGCGTGACCCGGGTCGGGATGGAGTCGACCGGGGTTTTCTGGAAGGCGCCGTTCCACATTCTGGAGGACGCGGTCGCCGAGTGCTGGCTGCTCAATGCCCGGCATCTGCGCAACGTGCCGGGCCGTAAGACGGATGCGGCGGACGCGGCGTGGATCGCGGAGCTGGTCGAGTACGGCCTGGTCCGCCCGTCGTTCGTGCCGCCCCAGCCGATCCGGGAACTACGTGACCTGACCCGGTATCGCCGCGCGCAGATCGACGAGCGGACCCGGGAGGCGCAGCGCCTCGACAAGGTCCTCCAGGACGCGGGGATCAAGCTGTCGTCGGTCGCGTCGGATGTGCTCGGGAAGTCCGGGCGGGCGATCCTCGACGCGCTGGTCGCGGGGACCACCGACCCGGTCGTGCTCGCCGAGCTCGCCAAGGGCCAGCTCCGTAAGAAGATCCCGGCGCTGCAAGAGGCGCTGACCGCGTTCTTCACCGGCCATCACGCGATCATCATCGGGGAGATCCTGTCCAAGCTGGACTACCTGGACGAGGCCATCGACCGGCTCTCGACCGAGATCGACCGGGTGATCGCCCCTTTCGCGGATGAGGTCGCCCTGCTGGACACGATCCCCGGGGTCGACCGCCGCATGGCCGAATGCCTGATCGCCGAGATCGGCGTCGACATGACCGTCTTCGGCTCCGCCGAACGGCTCGCCTCCTGGGCGGGCCGCTGCCCCGGCCAGCACGAGTCCGCCGGCAAGTCCAAAGGCGGCCGGACCCGCAAAGGGTCGAAATGGCTGCGGATCTACCTGCACGACGCCGCCCGCGCCGCCAGCCGCACCAAGAACAGCTACCTCAACGCCCAATATCACCGGATCAAAGCCCGCCGCGGCCCCGCCAAAGCCAGGGTCGCCGTCGAGCACTCGATCCTCGTCGCCGCCTTCCACATGCTCGACCGAGGCGAGCCCTACCACGACCTCGGCGCCGACTACTTCACCCGACGCCGCGACCCCAACCGCCACGCCCAACGCCTGATCAGCCAGCTCGACGCCCTCGGCTACGACGCGGTCATCACCAGACGAACCGACCAGCCCACCGACACCAAGGCCGCGTGA
- a CDS encoding DUF397 domain-containing protein yields MGRWEDEHFARLECEVPVRGRDRLAWWRTARAGLGAVEVAAVPVGTLGLLDAPGVAVRHGRVPAGAGLLFEAGEWAVFLAGVGRGEFGFARLAALPVPSVPVPPAAGAGAGDG; encoded by the coding sequence GTGGGCCGGTGGGAGGACGAGCACTTTGCCCGGTTGGAGTGTGAGGTGCCGGTGCGGGGCCGGGATCGTCTGGCCTGGTGGCGGACGGCGCGGGCTGGCCTGGGGGCGGTGGAGGTGGCCGCGGTGCCGGTCGGGACGCTCGGGCTGCTGGATGCCCCGGGGGTGGCGGTGCGGCACGGCCGGGTTCCGGCGGGGGCGGGGTTGCTGTTCGAGGCCGGGGAGTGGGCGGTGTTCCTGGCCGGGGTGGGTCGGGGTGAGTTCGGGTTCGCCCGGTTGGCGGCGTTGCCGGTTCCCTCGGTGCCGGTTCCCCCGGCTGCCGGGGCGGGGGCCGGTGATGGGTGA
- a CDS encoding IS3 family transposase: MELAGVVGVKKACELTGRSRATFYRRHRPPASVPPRPVPKPHRERVQPRALSARERERVLEVLNSERFRDASPAHVWATLLDEGGYLASWRTFYRILAAAGQTGERRAQASHPSHVKPELLVCAPNQVWTWDITKLKGRSKHEYYYLYVILDVYSRYVVGWLLAPNESGELAKELVSQTCEKYGVDTSGLTVHADRGSSMTSKTLALLLADLDIVRSHSRPRVSNDNPFSESQCKTLKYRPEFPDRFDSIEQARRFCRGFFTWYNTAHKHSGIGYLSPAAVYFGLAGQAHAARARVLDAAYAAHPERFVNRRPVPPPLPKPAGINTKPDDQAEPVTDGAPERSEVIPRQRSKQGSNAG; this comes from the coding sequence GTGGAGTTGGCCGGGGTTGTCGGGGTGAAGAAGGCCTGCGAGTTAACGGGCCGGTCGCGGGCGACGTTCTACCGGCGTCATCGTCCGCCGGCTTCGGTGCCGCCGCGGCCGGTCCCGAAGCCGCACCGGGAGCGGGTCCAGCCGCGGGCGTTGTCCGCGCGGGAGCGGGAACGGGTGCTGGAGGTGTTGAACTCGGAGCGGTTCCGGGACGCCTCGCCGGCGCACGTGTGGGCGACTCTGCTCGACGAGGGGGGCTACCTGGCGTCGTGGCGGACGTTCTACCGGATCCTGGCCGCGGCGGGGCAGACCGGGGAGCGCCGCGCCCAGGCGTCGCACCCGTCGCACGTGAAGCCCGAGCTGCTCGTGTGCGCACCGAACCAGGTGTGGACGTGGGACATCACCAAGCTCAAGGGCAGGTCGAAACACGAGTACTACTACCTGTACGTCATTCTCGACGTCTACAGCCGGTATGTCGTGGGCTGGCTGCTTGCGCCGAACGAGTCCGGGGAACTCGCGAAGGAGCTGGTCAGCCAGACGTGCGAGAAGTACGGCGTCGACACGTCGGGGCTGACGGTGCACGCCGACCGTGGCTCGTCGATGACGTCGAAGACCCTCGCGCTGCTGCTGGCCGACCTCGACATCGTCCGGTCGCATTCCAGACCGCGGGTCTCGAACGACAACCCGTTCTCCGAATCGCAGTGCAAGACGTTGAAGTACCGGCCCGAGTTCCCTGACCGTTTCGACTCGATCGAGCAGGCACGCCGGTTCTGCCGTGGGTTCTTCACCTGGTACAACACCGCGCACAAGCACTCCGGGATCGGCTATCTCTCGCCGGCGGCCGTCTACTTCGGCCTGGCCGGGCAGGCGCACGCCGCGCGGGCCCGGGTGCTTGACGCGGCCTACGCCGCGCACCCGGAGCGGTTCGTGAACCGGCGGCCGGTCCCGCCGCCGCTGCCGAAGCCCGCCGGGATCAACACGAAGCCCGACGACCAGGCCGAGCCGGTCACCGACGGTGCCCCCGAACGATCGGAGGTCATCCCTCGACAGAGATCGAAACAGGGATCGAACGCAGGCTAG
- the hypE gene encoding hydrogenase expression/formation protein HypE has translation MVDEAATAVDPAAWTCPAPLVECPTIVMGHGGGGAMSAELVEHLFLPAFAAAGAGGPEDLGDAAVVTVDGARVSFTTDSYVVRPLFFPGGSIGDLAVNGTVNDLAMSGAEPRYLSTAFILEEGTELTDLGRVADALGAAARAAGVRLVTGDTKVVDAGHGDGVYVNTAGIGLVPDGVDIRPARARPGDVVLVSGEIGLHGIAVLSCREGLEFATEVRSDTAPLHGLVGAMLRTGADVHALRDPTRGGLAATLNEIARTARVGIVITERHVPVPEPVLDACSILGLDPFYIANEGKLVAMVAPRDADRVLEAMRARPLGRNAAVIGTVTAEHPGMVVARTGLGASRLVDLPVGEQLPRIC, from the coding sequence ATGGTGGATGAGGCCGCGACGGCGGTGGATCCGGCCGCGTGGACCTGCCCGGCGCCGTTGGTGGAGTGCCCCACGATCGTGATGGGGCATGGCGGCGGGGGGGCGATGTCGGCCGAACTCGTCGAGCATCTCTTCCTGCCGGCCTTCGCAGCCGCCGGCGCGGGCGGTCCGGAGGACCTGGGGGATGCGGCCGTGGTCACCGTCGACGGCGCACGGGTGTCGTTCACCACCGACTCCTACGTCGTTCGACCGTTGTTCTTCCCTGGCGGCTCGATCGGTGATCTTGCGGTCAACGGAACCGTCAACGACCTGGCGATGTCCGGCGCCGAACCCCGGTACCTCTCGACCGCATTCATCCTGGAAGAGGGCACCGAGCTGACCGATCTCGGCCGGGTGGCGGATGCGCTCGGAGCGGCGGCCCGTGCCGCGGGCGTCCGGCTGGTCACCGGCGACACCAAGGTCGTCGATGCCGGTCACGGTGATGGGGTCTACGTCAACACGGCGGGGATCGGCCTGGTTCCCGACGGCGTTGACATCCGGCCCGCTCGGGCCCGGCCGGGCGACGTCGTCCTGGTCAGCGGCGAGATCGGGCTGCACGGGATCGCCGTGCTCAGCTGCCGGGAGGGCCTGGAATTCGCCACGGAGGTCCGCAGTGACACCGCACCGTTGCACGGACTGGTCGGCGCCATGTTGCGCACCGGCGCGGACGTGCACGCCCTGCGGGACCCGACGCGCGGAGGACTGGCCGCGACACTCAACGAGATTGCGCGGACCGCGCGGGTGGGAATCGTCATCACCGAACGGCATGTTCCCGTTCCCGAGCCGGTCCTCGACGCCTGCAGCATTCTCGGGCTGGACCCCTTCTACATCGCCAACGAGGGCAAGCTCGTGGCGATGGTCGCGCCGCGGGACGCCGATCGGGTGCTCGAGGCGATGCGCGCGCGCCCACTCGGCCGAAACGCGGCTGTGATAGGTACGGTGACCGCGGAACACCCGGGAATGGTGGTCGCGAGGACCGGTCTCGGCGCGAGCCGCCTGGTGGACCTCCCGGTCGGTGAGCAACTTCCCCGAATCTGCTGA